Genomic DNA from Trichoderma asperellum chromosome 5, complete sequence:
GCGCACGTCGGTACAGGCCGCGCCGAAGCAATTCGTCTTCATACCCGTCGTAGGGGCCGCAAGCGGTGGCGAGGCGCACGTCACGCCGCACCTTAATGACTTCTTCTCGATTGCCCATTGGCACAATCCAGACGATGGGTACGTGAACTTGGATGAATCCGAAGGCCGGAACAGCGACCTGGATGATGAGACGGCGTCTACGGAGAGCGTTGTAAAGAAGGCCGCGGACGCCTCAACGCCGTCAACGGCTTTGATATCAGACATAGTAAGCCCATGTATATCTAGAATTATTCTGCCATTATTCTAACAAGCGTTTCTACAGGAAATCAGTCAACTCGCAAAGTTGAGCCAGGAAGTTCAAATCGATGTGGACATACTCCGATACCAGATGAATATTGTCTCCTTCCTCCGGATGCACCGAGCCGTCGATGGCGGCATCACACCCGCAGCGACCAAGCATCTCCACCAGCTCGTCAAGAGTCTTGCTCCTTTACACAAACTTGATTATGTGACGCCTGCTCTAATTGGACTAGCCGTGAGGAAAGTCTATCTCCACCGAATTCGCATCACCGAACcagaaaaggagaggagTATGCAATGGGGGAGCCAGCTAGAAGCTGTGGAAGCTCTGTTAGAAGGCGTCGGGCCCGAGGaagtggtggaggaggtttTGGAAATGGTAACTGCGCCTCTTTAAAACATATCATATTAACTTTGAATCCTTGTTTTGCAACCCATGCAAGCCTGTtaccaaaaaagaaaatccagGCCCAAAATTTCCCATGTAtacataatatataagtagatAGAAGTTCCGGATTCCAATCGCATCAAACACCACATTAATAATGCCAACTTCTAATTCCGAATTGTACTTTCCTTCAACAGCGTAGGCGTCATACAACAATATGCTTTGCGATCATTCTAAACGATCGACGTTCATGGACCCTTCTATTCATAAAACGCCTAATAAGTCTAtgaaagtcttttataaaacctcCTTAACCTTGCATTCCCAACCTGAGCCAGGAGCCAAAAGTGGCAGACTAAAAAGAAGTTATTAGTTAGTTGTGAGGACATTAAAAAGGCATGACTGTGAACTCTTACCTAGCACCAAGGCACCAACCCAGCTCATTGCCcttgatcttcttggcaATCTTGACCTCGCGGTCAATGGGCATCTCATAACCAGTGTGCAACAGGGCCATCATAAAGTTCAAATCCAAGCAGTGCTCGGGACGGTCTGCAAGCTCCTCCAAAGCACCAGGGACGCTGGAAAAGACATCCCAGGAATCCTTGCCAGCGCAGACCTTGTCGGTGAGATCGTGCATCTCGCGGAGAGTGAAAGAGTCGGGCATGCCGAGGGGCTTAGTGCGGTCGTAGAAGTAAGAGAAGATGTAGACATCCTCCTTGGCAAAAGTCTTGGACAGAGCAGGTTGGTGAACGCCGTTGAAAGAGCATGGGGCAAGCTTGCAGTCGGcttccttcttcaagatCTTCTCAGCCAGGTTGCGGCACTGAGCAGGAGCAGGTGAAGAAGGGCCAGTGAAGTTGAAGGTTTGTGCCTCACCACCATTGACCTCAACGTCGATTTGCTTGGTGGTGCCGGGAGCGATACAGGGGTGCACAATTGGCGAGCTCATCCAGGTTTGGTCATCTTTCTTAGACTTGGCCAGATCATCGACCAGGAAGGAGTGAAGAGCCTTGCGGGCAGACATCAAGCCGTAGCCAAGGTGAGAGTGCTGGTAGAGGTCGAATTTATGGCCACCAAAGTCAAGCTCGTACTTGTGGTCGCCAGGAGCCAGCTTCTCAGGCATGCCTCCGCCTGGGGCTCCCTTGAAGGTAGGCTCAAAAACAATCTGGGTTGAACCACCACCGAGGTCGAAGACAGCAGCGGTCTCACTCTTGTCAGGGCCACCAATCTTGCCAAGCAGGTAGTTGGTGGTGATCCAAGCATAAACACCTTCGTCTGAGCCGTCCATGATGGCAACTCCGTTCTGTTCAGCAGAAACGACGGGGAAGGGGTAGTCCTGCTCCAAGTGTCGTCTAACCTCAACCAAGATGGCATCGGCAAGTTCCTTGCCGATCAAACGCAAGCCAGCGGTAGCCTTGACAGCAACGGGAGAGCATTTCTTCAGCGAATCAGGGACGTGTTCCATGGCAACAGCCATGAGAGCATCAAGACTCTTGGCAGCACCGACGGGGTCATTCTTAAAGGCGCTCAAGCCACCGACGGATTTCTCAGTCATCTTGaactcctccttctccagctcggGAATAGGACCGCAGTTGTTGAACTTGTAGACGTGGATTCGGGAACCAGTGCTGCCGGCGTCGATCATGAGGACATACTGGACGATGGGCTTGTCCTTGGAGTACGACCTGGAGCACTTATCGGTACCGTAAGTAGAGTCTGTGGGAGACTGGCCGCTGTTGGGAGCGCCGtggccagcagcggcggtATCCTTGTTGGAGGCGACATCTTTGTTGGAGGTGATATCCTTGTTGGAGGCAGGGACATTGGCGACGGGAGCAGCGGGAGCAGAAGCAGGAGCAGAAGCGGGAGCTTTGCTCACAGAACCTTCTTCACTGCCCAGCGGGCTCTTGTTGTACACCTCGACGCCGGTTGGTGACAGCCAGTAGAACAGGCAGAACAGTATCAGAACTAGCGTGCCGGTCTTAAGCCATCGTGACTTCTGAGACTGAGACAGCATGGTGTCCTTCATGCTGGCAAAAAGGCCTTGCTTTCGATGGCTCGGGTAGTATCGATCGGTCTTTTCGTGAGGATCGTAGGCAACTTGCTTCGTGGGCAGCGACACTGAAGTTCTCCTCATCAGGCCGCAGGGCGATCAATGAGAGACGCCGTGACGCATTAAAGAGCGAAAGGGgatggcagaaaaaaaaaggaaaagaaaaaaaaaattaaaggtcTAGAAACCAAAGTCAAGAGAGTGACTGGAAGACAGTTGGATTGTGGAACAAACAAGGCTCATCAGGTAGGAGGCGGCAGAAAGTAACATTACCAGGATTTAGGCGGACATTGCTAGAGTCCGGAAATGATCTggggtggaaaaaaaaggagaccAAACAAATCTTCTCCAGGGTGGAGGGGCAAATGCAAGGTACCTTATGCGCGTATTTTGTATGGAGAAGTACTTTCCGCATCCACCACAGGCCGTTTTTAATCACTGTGTCTAACGCTATAGGCGGTCGCGCTTTTAGCAAAGCCTAGCAAAGCCACGCGATTGACGAAGAGCGCATTCGCCACattccatttccatttccCCTGAAACCGGCTGCCAAAGTGCCCCCTGGATGATGCGTCAGTGGGTCATCCGCTTAGTGCATCCATGGCGAAAATCCATTTGATTGCAGGGTAAGCTGCAGAAGCGAGTGGACCGCAAGAGATGCAGACCGCATAGATGTATGGCGACATCAGTTGACATGCCAGATAACATAGAAACCAGCAAATATTtgaatatattttttctttggagAATTCGTCAAAAGTCTGCTCCGCATTGTGTTCATTACGCTTGATTCAGCATCTACTACATCTAGCAAGTGCCGGCTTTAGCACAGCGGAGTTTATAAGCCGAAGTCCGCCTCTTGGTAGCAGCAGGTCTCTACGTCAATTGCTGCGTGCGCTGAAAGCCTCGTGATTTCGTACACCTCTGCTGCCTTAACCTTCAATAAATACACTCGGATCGGCCCAAACACACAGGTTTTGGTCggtttctattttttatgCGGTTACCACAACCAACAGCCAACAATTTTCATTGTTTGGGTCTAAAACTTTCGATTTGAACACTTTGCAGGAACCACAAGGCTTAGCGTTAGAGGCACGGCTTAAGATGGACGTCCACCTCCTTGTTTACGACCTATCTCGCGGCCTAGCTCGTCAAATGTCGCTGGGCCTCCTAGGATTCCAGCTTGATGCCGTTTACCACACTTCTATCGAGCTTCAAGGCCGCGAGTATGTCTATGACGGcggcatcatctccatcgttCCAGGCACCTCGCACCTGGGCCAACCCTTGGAGAGACTGCATCTCGGCAAGACAAACCTTCCCATGGACGTGATCGGGGATTATCTGGAGTCAATTAGATCTATTTTTACGATAGAGGTATGATAGTATTGGCGAATACTTTTGTCTTTGATAGTTACTAGATTGCTAATTCGAACAAACATAGGCCTATGACCTCTTCCGCCACAACTGCAACAACTTCACCGACGCCTTCTCCAATTTCCTTCTTGGGAAGGGTATTCCCAGCCACATCTCACAGATGCCCCAGGCAGTCCTCGACTCGCCGTTTGGACGCATGCTGATGCCTCAACTTACCCAAGGGGTCAATGCCAGCAGGCAAAACGGCTCCATCCTGGGACTTCAGCAGAGTGCTCAGCCTATTGCACCTGTCAAGGTAGCTTCAGTGAAAGACGTGACTGGCCATGCAGAACTATCTGCTCTGTTAGATCAAGCAAAGCAGTCTTGCGCAGTGGTCTACTTTACTTCTGCAACCTGTGCGCCATGCAAGATGATTTATCCTTTATACGACTCACTGGCCGAGGAGTTTGCTGGCAAGGCAACTTTGATCAAGATTGATATCTCTCAGCCGCAGGCAAACTTGCTTGCCAGCCAATACTCGATCAGTGCAACCCCGACATTCATTACATTTCTGAAAGGAGAACAAGAAAACAGATGGTCCGGCGCCGACCCAGCTACTTTGAGAGGAaatctccagctgctggtaCAGATGGCGCATCCCCACCATCCTCATGAGAAGCTCCGTCTTCCCACATTTGCTAATCCCGATACGAAACCTGTACTATTTGGAAAGGTGCCTCCAATGCAGAAATTGATGATCAAGATGGGCACAGAGGTTTCCGGCAAGCCCGAAATTCAGCACCTGAAGAGATTCATCGAAGACCGCGCCAATGGGGAAGCTTTGGACGCTGTTTTGCCGAACATGGGACACATGGCTAGCTTTCTCCAGGAGTCAGTTGCCAAACTACCCCTTGAAATTATGTTTACCGTGGTCGATCTTTTACGTTGTGCGCTTCTTGACCCCCGAGTGAGTGGGTATTTTGCTGAAGAGACAGCGCACAAGACAGTTGTTGGCATCCTCAATGCCGTCAACGAGCAGAGCGAGTGCCCATACGCACTGCGTCTTGTGACCTTGCAAATGGCCTGCAACTTTTTCTCCACTCCATTATTTCCGGATGAAATCCTACGACATGAACATCTTCGTGGCCCCATCACCCGGTTAATATCAACCAGTTTTCTCGATGATAATCACAGCAATACCCGCGTGGCGGCGTCGTCTCTCTTGTTCAACATTGCTTTGGCAGACCGCAGATCAAGGCTTGGCGAGGCTAAGCCGAGTCTACCAGAAGACGACCTTGTTGAGCTTGCAGCATCTGTTGTAGAAGCAGTCTCTCAAGAAGAGACTTCGCAAGAGGCCCTCCAAGGCATGCTTTCGGCGTTGGGCCACTTGGTTTACTGTACAAAGCTTGATGGAGAACTTGCTGATCTACTCCGCGCTCTAGATGCCGAAGGA
This window encodes:
- a CDS encoding uncharacterized protein (EggNog:ENOG41), producing MADEDLLDKVHSLSDLELAVLLCLINREHVLISTPPAAIDDLVQELQLVARKTFSLQPVVVDCHPSTTLEDFASALLLQPQQPPPLNTPGRSVSPFARTTDSYFALSSHSHSNNRTSVPLSPLTSLPSPQIAHFVIAKNLDRAPRVVQIQALELLRTRRIFTRTSVQAAPKQFVFIPVVGAASGGEAHVTPHLNDFFSIAHWHNPDDGYVNLDESEGRNSDLDDETASTESVVKKAADASTPSTALISDIEISQLAKLSQEVQIDVDILRYQMNIVSFLRMHRAVDGGITPAATKHLHQLVKSLAPLHKLDYVTPALIGLAVRKVYLHRIRITEPEKERSMQWGSQLEAVEALLEGVGPEEVVEEVLEMVTAPL
- a CDS encoding uncharacterized protein (TransMembrane:1 (i50-68o)) gives rise to the protein MRRTSVSLPTKQVAYDPHEKTDRYYPSHRKQGLFASMKDTMLSQSQKSRWLKTGTLVLILFCLFYWLSPTGVEVYNKSPLGSEEGSVSKAPASAPASAPAAPVANVPASNKDITSNKDVASNKDTAAAGHGAPNSGQSPTDSTYGTDKCSRSYSKDKPIVQYVLMIDAGSTGSRIHVYKFNNCGPIPELEKEEFKMTEKSVGGLSAFKNDPVGAAKSLDALMAVAMEHVPDSLKKCSPVAVKATAGLRLIGKELADAILVEVRRHLEQDYPFPVVSAEQNGVAIMDGSDEGVYAWITTNYLLGKIGGPDKSETAAVFDLGGGSTQIVFEPTFKGAPGGGMPEKLAPGDHKYELDFGGHKFDLYQHSHLGYGLMSARKALHSFLVDDLAKSKKDDQTWMSSPIVHPCIAPGTTKQIDVEVNGGEAQTFNFTGPSSPAPAQCRNLAEKILKKEADCKLAPCSFNGVHQPALSKTFAKEDVYIFSYFYDRTKPLGMPDSFTLREMHDLTDKVCAGKDSWDVFSSVPGALEELADRPEHCLDLNFMMALLHTGYEMPIDREVKIAKKIKGNELGWCLGASLPLLAPGSGWECKVKEVL
- a CDS encoding uncharacterized protein (EggNog:ENOG41~MEROPS:MER0323972); its protein translation is MDVHLLVYDLSRGLARQMSLGLLGFQLDAVYHTSIELQGREYVYDGGIISIVPGTSHLGQPLERLHLGKTNLPMDVIGDYLESIRSIFTIEAYDLFRHNCNNFTDAFSNFLLGKGIPSHISQMPQAVLDSPFGRMLMPQLTQGVNASRQNGSILGLQQSAQPIAPVKVASVKDVTGHAELSALLDQAKQSCAVVYFTSATCAPCKMIYPLYDSLAEEFAGKATLIKIDISQPQANLLASQYSISATPTFITFLKGEQENRWSGADPATLRGNLQLLVQMAHPHHPHEKLRLPTFANPDTKPVLFGKVPPMQKLMIKMGTEVSGKPEIQHLKRFIEDRANGEALDAVLPNMGHMASFLQESVAKLPLEIMFTVVDLLRCALLDPRVSGYFAEETAHKTVVGILNAVNEQSECPYALRLVTLQMACNFFSTPLFPDEILRHEHLRGPITRLISTSFLDDNHSNTRVAASSLLFNIALADRRSRLGEAKPSLPEDDLVELAASVVEAVSQEETSQEALQGMLSALGHLVYCTKLDGELADLLRALDAEGTVLEKKKTFPNEALIAEVGSELLGKGLKMERLN